The genomic segment GAATCGCAGTGCGCCTGGAACGAGCTCACACAAGCAGCAGGCGGCGCTCAAGTACGACTGATACGTTCCAACCGAGCAGGTCGGCACCACGCATCGAAGTCGTTCGTCCATCGCCCCCGCGTACATCGTCTGGTTTCCACCGCCGCTGGCCCCCGTGATCCCGATACGTTGTCCATCCACTTCAGGCCGAGTGAGCAGATAGTCCACGGCCCTCTTGTTTTCGTAAACTTGTAGCCCCGCCAGCGGCAATCCGACTGGCAGCAGCGTCGCGGCCGTCATCTCGCCATGGTATTGCCCCAGCGATTTTTCGATGCCGCGTTCCCCGGCGCCAAATGCGTCGACGCACAGTACGAAGAATCCCAGCTTGGCGCAGCCGATACACCGGGCTTGGACCACCGGATCTTGCTTGGCGCCCTTCCAGTGCCCGTGGACATGCAGGATGGCCGGATGTCTTCCTGGCTTCCCCGGAACGTACGCATTGGCCGTCATCCAGACCCCCGGTCGCGTCTGGAATGCCAGTTTTTCGACCCGATATCCGTCGCGTTGAAATTCACCGAACGTCCGCGGCGTCAGGTCACAATCCGTTGCGGGAAATCCACCAAGCAGTTCCTGCATCGTCTTTCGCAACGTGGTTCGGCGTCTGTTCCAATCGTCCAGCGACGCGGCGGGCGGATCATTACTGCGAAGCTGTAATCCCTGCTTCTGCACGAACGCCTGAAAGGCCGTCGTTGGTTCCAGTCCCAGTCCATGTCGGTTGGCGAAAAGAACGACGATCCCAATCGCAATCCATTGGCGCAATCGCATTGATGTAGTGCCTTTCCAGCATGCTCGACGGTGTCCAAGTCAGTCTCTGCGGAATCGTATCGGACAATCCATCGGAAAGCACTGATGCACGGCGCGAACTGGCCATGAAAGTCCTCTTTTTGTTCCACAATGCATTCGCGATAGCGAGTCTGGTCGGTGTTCTGCATGACGAAAGAGCGATTCGGCGAGCAGACCTTCAAATGAAGGAAACGTCGAGGATGTCTTGATGCCGAAGTTGATCGAATTTTGGTGCGAAACGCTGTTCGGTTGTTGCCGGAAGCAGATCTCGGGTATCGTGACGGCTTTCCGGGCGCCGAGTTTCTTTCTGGCGGCCACGACGTTTCTGGAGCGGTTCATGCAACGTGTTCTTGTCACCGGTGGCGCGGGTTTCATTGGCAGTCACCTTTCCGAGCGACTGTTGGAGATGGGGAACGAGGTCACGATCCTCGACGATCTGTCTACGGGCCGGCGCGAAAACATTGCCGCGATCGAAAAGCATCCGTTGCTCCGAGTTCGCTCTGGTTCGATCACGGATTCGGTGCTTCTGGCGGACGTGATGTCCAAAGCCGATGTCGTCTATCACATGGCGGCCGCCGTGGGTGTGAAGCTCGTTGCGGATGACCCGGTTCGAACCATTCAAACAAACATTTATCCCACCGAAGAACTGTTGCGACTGGCTGCGCAACGAAACATCCGCGTGTTCATCGCGTCGACCAGCGAAGTCTACGGAAAGAATCCGAAAGAACGTTGGACTGAAGAAGATGACCTGGTCTTCGGGCCGACGTCTCGACCGCGTTGGGCCTACGGTTGTTCCAAGGCGATCGACGAATTTCTGGCCCTGGCCTTTCATCGCAAGCTGGGGTTACCCGTCGTGATCGGCCGGTTCTTTAATGTCGTCGGTCCACGCCAGGTGGGGCACTATGGCATGGTTATTCCCCGGTTTGTCGATGCGGCACTAAAAGGGGGGCCCGTCGTCGTTTATGACGATGGCCAACAGGTCCGCTGCTTCGGGCATGTTCGAGAAGTCGTCGATGCGGTGATCGGTCTGGTGGAAACACCGTCCGCGCATGGTGCCGTCTATAACATCGGCAGTGACTATCCCGTGACCATCCGGCAGTTGGCGGAAGAAATCATTCAACGCGTGGATCCGGCAGTCAAAATTGAGTTTCTGCCGTATCGCGATGCCTACGGCGACGATTTCGAAGATGTCCGCCGTCGAGTTCCCGATGTGTCCCGTCTGGAAAAGACGCTGGGGCGAAAACCAACAATGACGCTTGGCCAGATCCTGGACGACATCATTCGCTGGAAACGCGAA from the Schlesneria paludicola DSM 18645 genome contains:
- a CDS encoding NAD-dependent epimerase/dehydratase family protein; amino-acid sequence: MQRVLVTGGAGFIGSHLSERLLEMGNEVTILDDLSTGRRENIAAIEKHPLLRVRSGSITDSVLLADVMSKADVVYHMAAAVGVKLVADDPVRTIQTNIYPTEELLRLAAQRNIRVFIASTSEVYGKNPKERWTEEDDLVFGPTSRPRWAYGCSKAIDEFLALAFHRKLGLPVVIGRFFNVVGPRQVGHYGMVIPRFVDAALKGGPVVVYDDGQQVRCFGHVREVVDAVIGLVETPSAHGAVYNIGSDYPVTIRQLAEEIIQRVDPAVKIEFLPYRDAYGDDFEDVRRRVPDVSRLEKTLGRKPTMTLGQILDDIIRWKREQLAAAPQG